One stretch of Thermoleophilaceae bacterium DNA includes these proteins:
- a CDS encoding MFS transporter, whose amino-acid sequence MVRSRVAQAPGGAVLVIACLAQFMVVLDISIVNVALPAMRRALDLTPAGQQWIVNAYTLVFGGCLLFGGRAADIYGRRRAFLTGLAVFSVSSFAGGLAQSGGMLVASRAVQGLGAAVLAPATLSLITTTYVEPAARTRALTAWGAVAATGGAFGAVAGGLITDVLGWRWVLFVNVPIGAALFLASLGTLEELRREGPRRTLDIPGTVTVTGGLALFIYAMVTTDTHAWGSLHTIGLLALSLVILAGFVAIELRAADPMVPLAIFRNRALSGANAIGFLLGGLIAGQIFFMSLYLQQVNGYSPLHAGVLLLIPTAGAFVSSMISGRLTGRLGPRTILICGPLIGAAGSLWLAQLDTRLTAMSFVVPALVTVLGCASCFVPMTMSATTGVEMRDAGLASGLINSSRQIGAAVGLAALVTVATSHTAGLLRAGGHSVPSALTAGYDRGFLITAFMAAAMAIVAAVVLPRIPPRREAPVEEPEAAMALETA is encoded by the coding sequence ATGGTCCGTTCGCGCGTCGCCCAGGCTCCCGGAGGCGCGGTCCTCGTGATCGCGTGCCTCGCGCAGTTCATGGTCGTGCTCGACATCTCGATCGTGAACGTCGCGCTGCCGGCCATGCGCCGCGCGCTCGACCTCACGCCCGCGGGGCAGCAGTGGATCGTCAACGCGTACACGCTCGTGTTCGGAGGCTGCCTTCTGTTCGGCGGGCGAGCGGCGGACATCTACGGGCGCCGCCGCGCGTTCCTCACAGGGCTCGCGGTGTTCAGCGTGTCGAGCTTCGCAGGCGGTCTGGCGCAGAGCGGCGGCATGCTCGTGGCCTCGCGCGCCGTGCAGGGACTGGGCGCGGCCGTGCTCGCACCGGCCACGCTCAGCCTCATCACCACCACCTATGTCGAGCCCGCGGCGCGAACGCGGGCGCTCACGGCGTGGGGAGCCGTGGCCGCGACCGGCGGCGCCTTCGGAGCGGTGGCGGGCGGGCTGATCACGGATGTGCTCGGTTGGCGCTGGGTGCTGTTCGTGAACGTGCCGATCGGCGCCGCGCTGTTCCTCGCGTCGCTCGGCACGCTCGAGGAGCTACGGCGCGAAGGCCCGCGTCGCACGCTCGACATCCCCGGCACAGTGACGGTCACCGGCGGCCTTGCGCTGTTCATCTACGCGATGGTCACCACGGACACGCATGCGTGGGGATCGCTCCACACGATCGGGCTGCTCGCGCTCTCGCTCGTCATCCTCGCCGGCTTCGTGGCGATCGAGCTGAGGGCCGCGGACCCGATGGTGCCCCTCGCCATCTTCCGCAACCGCGCGCTCTCCGGCGCGAACGCGATCGGGTTCCTGCTCGGCGGGCTCATCGCCGGCCAGATCTTCTTCATGTCGCTCTACCTGCAGCAGGTGAACGGCTACTCGCCGCTGCACGCGGGGGTGCTGCTGCTGATCCCCACCGCCGGCGCGTTCGTCTCCTCGATGATCTCCGGCCGCCTCACGGGACGCCTCGGCCCGCGGACGATTCTGATCTGCGGTCCGCTGATCGGCGCGGCCGGCAGCCTCTGGCTCGCGCAGCTCGACACGCGCCTCACCGCGATGAGCTTCGTGGTGCCGGCACTCGTCACGGTGCTCGGGTGCGCGTCCTGTTTCGTCCCCATGACCATGAGCGCCACCACCGGCGTGGAGATGCGCGACGCCGGTCTCGCCTCCGGGCTGATCAACAGCTCACGCCAGATCGGGGCGGCCGTTGGGCTGGCGGCTCTCGTCACCGTGGCCACCAGCCATACCGCCGGGTTGCTGCGCGCGGGCGGCCACTCGGTGCCCAGCGCGCTCACCGCGGGCTACGACCGTGGCTTTCTCATCACCGCCTTCATGGCCGCAGCGATGGCCATCGTGGCCGCCGTGGTGCTGCCGCGCATCCCGCCGCGGCGCGAGGCGCCGGTGGAAGAGCCGGAGGCGGCGATGGCGCTCGAAACCGCCTGA
- a CDS encoding cytochrome c-type biogenesis protein CcmH, producing the protein MRRVALALLVILAALPAASASAACPKASLPDIESQVMCLVCGVPLSLADSPQASRERDFINGLIDRCESPQQIKTALVAQYGPRVLALPKDSGFNAAAYIVPVLALLFGAALAFVAVRWWSSHGRDREPAAPALGRADARRLEAEMARWER; encoded by the coding sequence ATGAGACGGGTCGCGCTGGCGCTGCTGGTCATCCTCGCCGCCCTGCCCGCTGCCTCTGCCTCTGCCGCCTGTCCCAAAGCAAGCCTGCCGGACATCGAGAGCCAGGTGATGTGCCTCGTGTGCGGCGTGCCGCTCAGCCTTGCCGACTCGCCGCAGGCTTCGCGCGAGCGCGACTTCATCAACGGCCTGATCGACAGGTGCGAGTCCCCTCAGCAGATCAAGACGGCGCTGGTGGCGCAGTACGGCCCGCGCGTGCTCGCGCTGCCGAAGGACAGCGGCTTCAACGCCGCGGCGTACATCGTGCCAGTGCTGGCGCTGCTCTTCGGTGCCGCCCTCGCGTTTGTGGCAGTCCGCTGGTGGAGCTCGCACGGGCGCGACCGCGAGCCCGCCGCCCCGGCGCTGGGTCGCGCCGATGCGCGCCGCCTCGAGGCGGAGATGGCGCGCTGGGAACGCTGA
- a CDS encoding cytochrome c-type biogenesis CcmF C-terminal domain-containing protein yields the protein MTLGRACLVLALAIAPAGALASIYGGVWRKREWVAVGRRSVYALAAVLTVAFAVLEAAFLRSDFSFEVVTTHSSIATPFFYKAAAMWSSQEGSLLLWMWLLSLWSSLVLFLTRNTLRELAPYATAVLLGFATFFGALVVFLANPFQLLDPAPADGTGLQPLLRHPSMMIHPPMLYSGYTLFTVPFAFAIAALITRRTDAAWIRATRRFGLAAWCFLGIGILIGARWSWSELGWGGYWAWDPVENAALMPWLAGTAFLHSFMVQEKRGLLKLWNVSLVLGAGILAILGTFLVRSGILQSIHAFGGSTLGKPFLGFIALLVLGSVALVTSRREHLRSPEARSYSPLSRESIFLLNNVLLVGLCFVIFWGTFFPLISEAVTGNKASVGPPWFDRYTVPLAIALVFMSGLGPLMAWRKTTLSGARRSLQAPVLFALGVVVALLALGVPASKPSALALFAGAAFALGSVAQEIYRGVRVRRATTSEAPPRALVSVVRRNRRRYGGYIVHAGIALLFVGVGASAAFQHIRDVRLSPGQSARIGGYDVRYLRATSSVSPEKVVLGAVLDVSKSGKHVTTLRTTRGYYPSSDPTAGPVGQYFDGDSTTEVGLKAGLRRDIWTAVQPDVGAMQRMIDGIDKRFPLAQGDTQRFLLSAVAQRYALAPPPAVFRLIVSPMVEWIWLGGIVLGLGGLIAIWPPPGARRQRAPATSWSARLGRELSRA from the coding sequence ATGACGCTCGGCCGAGCCTGCCTGGTCCTCGCGCTCGCGATAGCGCCGGCTGGCGCGCTCGCGTCCATCTACGGCGGCGTGTGGCGGAAGCGCGAATGGGTGGCCGTAGGCAGGCGCTCGGTGTATGCGCTGGCCGCGGTGCTCACCGTGGCGTTCGCCGTGCTCGAGGCGGCGTTCCTGCGCTCTGACTTCTCCTTCGAGGTGGTGACCACCCACTCGAGCATCGCTACGCCGTTCTTCTACAAGGCGGCCGCGATGTGGTCCTCGCAGGAGGGCTCGCTGCTTCTGTGGATGTGGCTGCTGTCGCTGTGGTCGAGCCTCGTGCTCTTCCTCACGCGCAACACGCTGCGCGAGCTCGCGCCCTACGCCACCGCGGTACTGCTCGGGTTCGCCACCTTCTTCGGCGCGCTCGTGGTGTTCCTCGCCAACCCGTTCCAGCTGCTCGACCCGGCACCGGCCGACGGCACCGGCCTCCAGCCGCTCCTGCGCCACCCGAGCATGATGATCCACCCCCCGATGCTGTACTCGGGGTACACGCTGTTCACGGTGCCGTTCGCCTTCGCGATCGCGGCGCTGATCACGCGTCGCACCGACGCCGCCTGGATCCGCGCCACCCGCCGCTTTGGCCTCGCGGCCTGGTGCTTCCTCGGGATCGGGATCCTGATCGGCGCGCGGTGGTCGTGGTCCGAGCTCGGCTGGGGCGGCTACTGGGCGTGGGACCCGGTGGAGAACGCGGCGCTGATGCCGTGGCTCGCGGGCACCGCATTCCTGCACTCGTTCATGGTGCAGGAGAAGCGCGGGCTCCTGAAGCTGTGGAACGTGTCGCTCGTACTGGGCGCGGGGATCCTCGCGATCCTCGGCACCTTCCTCGTGCGCTCGGGGATCCTGCAGTCGATCCACGCGTTCGGCGGCTCCACGCTCGGCAAGCCGTTCCTCGGCTTCATCGCGCTGCTCGTGCTTGGCTCGGTGGCGCTCGTCACGTCGCGGCGCGAGCACCTGCGCTCGCCCGAGGCACGCTCCTACTCGCCGCTGTCGCGGGAGTCGATCTTCCTGCTCAACAACGTGCTGCTCGTCGGCCTCTGCTTCGTGATCTTCTGGGGCACCTTCTTCCCGCTCATCTCCGAGGCGGTGACGGGCAACAAGGCGAGCGTGGGGCCTCCGTGGTTCGACCGCTACACCGTGCCACTGGCAATCGCGCTCGTGTTCATGTCGGGGCTCGGGCCGCTGATGGCATGGCGGAAGACCACGTTGTCGGGCGCGCGGCGCAGCCTGCAGGCGCCGGTGTTGTTCGCGCTGGGCGTGGTGGTGGCTCTGCTCGCGCTCGGCGTGCCTGCCTCGAAGCCGTCGGCGCTGGCGTTGTTCGCGGGCGCCGCGTTCGCGCTCGGCTCGGTGGCGCAGGAGATCTACCGCGGCGTGAGGGTGCGGCGGGCGACTACGAGCGAGGCTCCGCCGCGCGCCCTCGTGTCCGTCGTTCGCCGCAACCGCCGGCGCTACGGCGGCTACATCGTGCACGCGGGCATCGCGCTGCTGTTCGTGGGAGTGGGCGCGTCCGCCGCGTTCCAGCACATCCGCGACGTGCGGCTCTCGCCCGGACAGAGCGCGCGCATCGGCGGCTACGACGTGCGCTACCTGCGCGCCACGAGCAGCGTCTCACCGGAGAAGGTGGTGCTCGGCGCGGTGCTCGACGTGTCGAAGAGCGGCAAGCACGTGACCACGCTGCGCACCACCCGCGGCTACTACCCGAGCTCCGATCCCACCGCGGGGCCGGTGGGCCAGTACTTCGACGGAGACTCCACCACCGAGGTCGGGCTGAAGGCCGGGCTGCGCCGTGACATCTGGACAGCGGTGCAGCCCGACGTCGGCGCGATGCAGAGGATGATCGACGGGATCGACAAGCGCTTCCCGCTCGCTCAGGGCGATACGCAGCGCTTCCTGCTCAGTGCCGTGGCGCAGCGATACGCGCTCGCGCCGCCGCCCGCGGTGTTCCGGCTGATCGTCTCGCCGATGGTGGAGTGGATCTGGCTCGGCGGCATCGTGCTCGGCCTTGGCGGGCTGATCGCGATCTGGCCGCCGCCCGGCGCGCGGCGGCAGCGTGCTCCCGCCACGTCGTGGTCGGCCCGCCTCGGGCGCGAGCTCTCGAGGGCCTGA
- a CDS encoding SDR family NAD(P)-dependent oxidoreductase, whose amino-acid sequence MASEKPAVLVAGGTGALGGAVLEELLQTGHPVTATWVVEDERERVARDFEGHSGLALVQADLMDPEAVDEAVAGIDGLGAIVNLVGGFSMPGKVHESDIEDFDKQLRLNLRPGFLLARAGIPRMISNGGGAFVGVSARPALNPFAGAAGYITAKAGVLAFIRALDAEYRDDGVRCNAILPSVIDTAANRRAQPDADHSKWVPPQQIAKVVRFLVSDESAPTSGAAIPVYGRA is encoded by the coding sequence ATGGCGAGCGAGAAGCCAGCCGTGCTGGTGGCCGGCGGCACCGGCGCCCTTGGCGGAGCGGTGCTCGAAGAACTGCTGCAGACGGGCCACCCGGTGACGGCCACGTGGGTGGTGGAGGACGAGCGCGAGCGGGTGGCGCGCGACTTCGAGGGCCACTCGGGTCTCGCCCTCGTGCAGGCCGACCTGATGGACCCCGAGGCCGTGGACGAGGCGGTGGCCGGCATCGACGGTCTCGGCGCCATCGTGAACCTCGTGGGCGGCTTCAGCATGCCCGGGAAGGTGCACGAATCCGACATCGAGGACTTCGACAAGCAGCTCCGGCTCAACCTGCGGCCGGGCTTCCTGCTCGCGCGCGCGGGCATCCCGCGCATGATCTCGAACGGAGGCGGCGCGTTCGTGGGCGTGTCAGCGCGGCCCGCGCTCAACCCGTTCGCCGGCGCGGCCGGCTACATCACCGCCAAGGCGGGGGTGCTCGCGTTCATCAGGGCGCTCGACGCCGAGTACCGCGACGACGGCGTGCGCTGCAACGCGATCCTCCCGAGCGTGATCGACACGGCCGCCAACCGCCGCGCGCAGCCGGACGCGGACCACTCGAAGTGGGTGCCGCCGCAGCAGATCGCGAAGGTGGTCCGCTTCCTGGTGTCGGACGAGTCGGCTCCCACGAGCGGCGCCGCGATACCGGTCTACGGCCGGGCTTAG
- a CDS encoding helix-turn-helix domain-containing protein has translation MAVPGDKRSDYLELIADPVRLRVVRFLEQNERGSLNDLAEAAGVHANTLRPHVLEMEEAGLLVAERRVLPSRRGRPGIDYKLSPGWRGAGTDFLGIAELLAAALGRVGLDADRLRAVGEEWGRYLVGRPGSYDMEDELPRVLGRLGFEASVSGGRLQLRRCPCSTVAPDQPEIMCMLAEGVIQGALAAAGSKRTATGFDHDAERRRCSAKLAVPK, from the coding sequence ATGGCTGTACCTGGCGATAAAAGGAGCGACTACCTCGAGCTGATCGCCGATCCGGTGAGACTGCGCGTGGTGCGCTTCCTAGAGCAGAACGAACGCGGCTCCCTGAACGACCTGGCGGAGGCCGCCGGCGTGCACGCGAACACGCTGCGGCCGCACGTGCTCGAGATGGAGGAGGCCGGCCTCCTGGTCGCGGAGCGGCGCGTGCTGCCGAGCCGTCGCGGGCGCCCCGGGATCGACTACAAGCTCTCGCCCGGCTGGCGGGGCGCGGGCACGGACTTCCTCGGCATCGCGGAGCTGCTCGCCGCGGCGCTCGGACGGGTGGGGCTCGACGCCGATCGGCTGCGCGCCGTGGGCGAGGAGTGGGGCCGCTACCTGGTGGGCCGGCCGGGGAGCTACGACATGGAGGACGAGCTGCCGCGCGTGCTCGGCCGCCTCGGCTTCGAGGCGAGCGTGAGTGGCGGCAGGCTCCAGCTTCGCCGCTGCCCCTGCTCGACGGTGGCGCCGGACCAGCCCGAGATCATGTGCATGCTTGCCGAGGGCGTGATCCAGGGCGCCCTGGCGGCGGCGGGCTCGAAGCGCACCGCCACCGGCTTCGACCACGACGCCGAACGCCGGCGCTGCAGCGCGAAGCTCGCGGTGCCGAAGTAG
- a CDS encoding cytochrome c maturation protein CcmE, which yields MTFVKEHGGRPVDPRRKRRTRLVVALSAALMLAGGLIYTSFSAASDARTPSQLLRSAQSGRSYQLTGKVLPGYRVRGDELDFRVRDRNGTASVPVRYTGEIPDPFKTGREVIVTVTPSAGGSFIGKRDSLITKCPSKFSASKGT from the coding sequence GTGACTTTTGTCAAGGAGCACGGAGGAAGGCCTGTGGACCCCAGAAGGAAGCGCAGGACGCGGTTGGTGGTGGCTTTGAGCGCGGCGCTGATGCTCGCGGGCGGGCTCATCTACACGAGCTTCAGTGCGGCGAGCGACGCCCGGACGCCCAGTCAGCTCCTGCGCTCCGCGCAGTCGGGCCGCTCGTATCAGCTCACGGGGAAGGTGCTGCCCGGGTACCGGGTGCGCGGCGACGAGCTCGACTTCCGCGTGCGCGACCGGAACGGAACGGCGTCGGTGCCGGTGCGCTACACGGGCGAGATCCCGGATCCGTTCAAGACGGGACGCGAGGTGATCGTCACGGTGACGCCGTCCGCCGGCGGCTCCTTCATCGGCAAGCGAGACTCGCTGATCACCAAGTGCCCGTCCAAGTTCAGCGCCTCGAAGGGGACCTGA
- the hemA gene encoding glutamyl-tRNA reductase: MSAHLAAVGLSHRTAPVAQREKAALDADGVRALLRRLMRDPRVAEAAAVSTCNRTEVYVVSEDADHARGAAAEALVACSRISAAELACAQYALYEEAAAGHLFRLAGGLDSMVLGESEVQGQVKTAAALAAEEGALGSLLERLFRQAAAAGGRLRRETRIADGPTSVSSVAVDIARRAFPDLASRRVLLVGAGRMAESTGAALRRRGVGDLVVINRTLSAARALASCLGGRAAELSALAEELPAADIVVSSTDAPHAIVRHSDVEAALAQRAERPLVLIDLAVPRDVEPEVASLRGALLYDIDDLDRAGKAGLEGRRRELARAEAIVAEELARFRGWRTGLAVAPTVEALYSRAEELRRAELERAGRRLDAKQRATLDAFSRSLVNKLLHEPALRLRGQGSLRHAEAVRHLFALDDDGGEVVELRPAS, encoded by the coding sequence ATGAGCGCGCACCTCGCGGCGGTCGGCCTCTCCCACCGCACCGCCCCCGTGGCGCAGCGCGAGAAGGCGGCGCTCGACGCCGACGGCGTGCGCGCTCTCCTGCGGCGGCTGATGCGCGACCCTCGCGTGGCCGAGGCGGCCGCCGTGTCCACCTGCAATCGCACCGAGGTGTACGTGGTGTCCGAGGATGCGGACCACGCGCGCGGTGCCGCCGCCGAGGCGCTCGTGGCGTGCAGCCGGATCTCGGCCGCGGAGCTCGCGTGCGCGCAGTACGCGCTGTACGAGGAGGCCGCGGCAGGCCATCTCTTCCGGCTCGCCGGCGGACTCGACTCGATGGTGCTCGGCGAGAGCGAGGTGCAGGGCCAGGTGAAGACGGCGGCCGCGCTCGCGGCCGAGGAAGGCGCGCTCGGCTCGCTGCTCGAGCGACTGTTCCGCCAGGCGGCCGCTGCGGGTGGGCGGCTGCGGCGCGAGACACGCATCGCCGACGGTCCGACCTCTGTGTCCTCCGTCGCGGTCGACATCGCCCGCCGCGCGTTTCCCGACCTCGCCTCCCGCCGCGTGCTCCTCGTCGGCGCCGGGCGCATGGCGGAGTCCACTGGAGCCGCGCTGCGCCGGCGGGGCGTGGGCGACCTCGTGGTGATCAACAGAACTCTCTCCGCGGCGCGCGCGCTCGCGAGCTGCCTGGGGGGTCGGGCCGCCGAGCTCAGCGCGCTCGCGGAGGAGCTTCCGGCCGCCGACATCGTGGTCTCCTCCACCGACGCTCCGCACGCGATCGTGCGCCACAGCGACGTGGAGGCGGCGCTGGCGCAGCGCGCCGAGCGCCCGCTCGTGCTCATCGACCTCGCGGTGCCGCGCGACGTCGAGCCCGAGGTGGCGAGCCTGCGTGGTGCACTCCTCTACGACATCGACGATCTGGACCGCGCCGGCAAGGCGGGTCTCGAGGGCCGGCGCCGCGAGCTCGCGCGCGCCGAGGCGATCGTGGCCGAAGAGCTGGCGCGCTTCCGCGGCTGGCGAACTGGGCTCGCCGTGGCGCCCACGGTCGAGGCTCTTTACTCGCGCGCGGAGGAGCTGCGGCGCGCTGAGCTGGAACGCGCCGGGCGGAGGCTTGACGCCAAGCAGCGCGCGACACTCGACGCGTTCAGCCGCTCGCTCGTGAACAAGCTGCTGCACGAGCCCGCGCTGCGGCTGCGCGGCCAGGGGTCGCTCCGCCATGCCGAAGCCGTCCGGCACCTCTTCGCCCTCGACGACGATGGCGGCGAGGTGGTGGAGCTCCGCCCGGCGAGCTAA
- a CDS encoding TlpA disulfide reductase family protein, whose product MRIAALAVAAALLALLAYGVFVNQPKRGIDDALAAGRRPAAPDLSLPRLGGTAPVALRAWRGKVVVLNYWASWCPPCRDESPLLERWQKRIAPRGGTVVGVDALDVTSDARAFMRRYGLTYPMLRDGDGHSQQRFGITGYPETFVIDRRGRIAAVRRGTVDDAFMTRSVLPLLREKA is encoded by the coding sequence GTGAGGATCGCCGCACTCGCGGTGGCCGCCGCCCTCCTGGCTCTGCTCGCGTACGGCGTGTTCGTGAACCAGCCCAAGCGCGGGATCGACGACGCCCTGGCGGCGGGCAGGCGGCCCGCCGCTCCCGACCTCAGCCTGCCGCGCCTCGGCGGCACTGCGCCGGTGGCCCTGCGTGCGTGGCGCGGGAAGGTGGTGGTGCTCAACTACTGGGCGTCGTGGTGCCCGCCTTGTCGCGACGAGAGCCCGCTGCTCGAGCGCTGGCAGAAGAGGATCGCGCCCCGTGGCGGAACGGTGGTCGGCGTGGACGCTCTCGACGTGACCTCCGACGCGCGGGCGTTCATGCGCCGCTATGGCCTCACCTACCCGATGCTGCGCGACGGCGACGGCCACTCGCAGCAGCGCTTCGGCATCACCGGCTATCCCGAGACCTTCGTGATCGACCGCCGCGGCCGCATCGCCGCGGTGCGCCGCGGCACGGTGGACGACGCGTTCATGACGCGCTCCGTACTGCCGCTGTTGAGGGAGAAGGCATGA
- a CDS encoding HD domain-containing protein, with protein sequence MEQQSLSVSKVFVRDLADGQSVDSVFVVRERTRRQKKNGEAFLKLQLGDVTGAVEAVLWERVDELFEHCCPGGVIRVLGTYSVDAKYGSSLTVRALRPAEAREYDTCDLEEGPVRSVEEMEAGLRELVGMTRNPFLRELLERVFGEGSALWSRWREAPAAKRYHQAYRHGLFEHCLSVAQGVHSLCGTFPEIDRELAVAGALLHDIGKIEAYAVENGAIELTDAGKLQGEIALGYYLVRSEIEQIEGFPAHTAEGLLHIILSHHGQLEHGSPVVPCTREATLVHMVDNLGGKLGSFDRLEKSLADGERWSGFDRALSGSAYFASREAA encoded by the coding sequence ATGGAACAGCAGTCACTCAGCGTCTCGAAGGTCTTCGTTCGCGACCTCGCCGACGGCCAGTCGGTGGACAGCGTGTTCGTCGTGCGGGAGCGCACGCGGCGCCAGAAGAAGAACGGCGAGGCGTTCCTCAAGCTCCAGCTCGGCGACGTCACAGGCGCGGTCGAGGCGGTGCTGTGGGAGCGCGTGGACGAGCTGTTCGAGCACTGCTGCCCGGGCGGCGTCATACGGGTGCTCGGCACCTATTCGGTGGACGCGAAGTACGGCTCGTCGCTCACCGTGCGCGCGCTGCGTCCCGCGGAGGCGCGCGAATACGACACGTGTGATCTAGAGGAGGGGCCGGTGCGCTCCGTCGAGGAGATGGAGGCCGGGCTGCGCGAGCTCGTCGGGATGACGCGCAACCCCTTCCTGCGCGAGCTGCTCGAGCGCGTGTTCGGCGAGGGGTCAGCGCTCTGGTCGCGCTGGCGCGAGGCGCCGGCTGCCAAGCGCTACCACCAGGCCTACCGCCACGGCCTGTTCGAGCACTGCCTCTCGGTCGCGCAGGGCGTGCACTCGCTGTGCGGCACCTTCCCGGAGATCGATCGCGAGCTCGCGGTGGCCGGCGCGCTGCTGCACGACATCGGGAAGATCGAGGCGTACGCGGTGGAGAACGGCGCCATCGAGCTCACCGACGCCGGCAAGCTCCAGGGTGAGATCGCTCTCGGCTACTACCTCGTGCGGAGCGAGATCGAGCAGATCGAGGGCTTCCCGGCCCATACCGCCGAGGGGCTCCTCCACATCATCCTTTCCCACCACGGCCAGCTCGAGCACGGCAGCCCCGTGGTCCCGTGCACGCGCGAGGCCACGCTCGTGCACATGGTGGACAACCTCGGCGGCAAGCTGGGCAGCTTCGACAGGCTGGAGAAGAGCCTCGCCGACGGCGAGCGCTGGTCGGGCTTCGACCGGGCGCTCAGCGGCTCCGCCTACTTCGCCTCCCGCGAGGCCGCGTAG
- the ccsA gene encoding cytochrome c biogenesis protein CcsA gives MSSIRAMTMASVAALAAAFALVFAYAPTDADQGLVQKIFYLHVPLAIVALCGFMAAALMAVKYLRTGDRRWDVRSYVAIHLSIVFAVAVLGSGSIWARAAWGHWWVWSEPTLVSFLIIFLLYCCYQPLRFSIEDPERQARYAAVFAVIAGAFVPLNFVAVRLAQAFTHPRVLSATGGHMPGSMRLAFVAALGAIALLYVTLWRIEIAAKEASGELRRARRQRLAEVS, from the coding sequence GTGAGTTCCATCCGGGCAATGACGATGGCGTCGGTGGCCGCACTTGCGGCGGCCTTCGCCCTCGTCTTCGCATACGCGCCCACTGACGCCGATCAGGGCCTCGTGCAGAAGATCTTCTACCTGCACGTGCCGCTCGCGATCGTCGCTCTGTGCGGCTTCATGGCGGCGGCGCTCATGGCGGTGAAGTACCTCCGGACCGGCGACCGCCGCTGGGACGTGCGCTCGTACGTGGCCATCCACCTGTCGATCGTGTTCGCGGTGGCGGTGCTCGGCAGCGGCTCGATCTGGGCCCGGGCGGCGTGGGGCCACTGGTGGGTGTGGAGCGAGCCCACGCTCGTCTCGTTCCTGATCATCTTCCTGCTCTACTGCTGCTACCAGCCGCTTCGCTTCTCGATCGAGGATCCGGAGCGCCAGGCGCGCTACGCGGCCGTGTTCGCCGTGATCGCGGGGGCCTTCGTGCCGCTGAACTTCGTCGCGGTGCGGCTCGCCCAGGCGTTCACGCATCCGCGCGTGCTCTCCGCCACCGGCGGGCACATGCCGGGCTCGATGCGGCTCGCGTTCGTGGCGGCGCTTGGGGCGATCGCGCTGCTCTACGTCACGCTCTGGCGAATCGAGATCGCGGCGAAGGAGGCCTCGGGGGAACTGAGGCGAGCGCGGCGGCAGCGGCTCGCGGAGGTGAGCTGA